The following are from one region of the Ignavibacteriota bacterium genome:
- a CDS encoding IS3 family transposase codes for MTGQWVEPDIRDNVIDFINLIRAKADISLKGMIRLIGINYSKYYSWIDRKGISNNHNGKTPRGHWCLDWEKETIISYAKDHPGEGYRRLTYMMIDDNAAAVSPATTYRVLKAAGLLNRWNKVKRSSKGDGFNQPAAVHQHWHTDIKYVNYHGTFLFLISVIDGYSRYIVHHELRQNMQQFDVQITLQRALEKYPGYKPRIISDNGPQFISKDFAEYLKQAGLQHIRTSIAYPQSNGKIERYHRTIHQDCLMKSSLINLDDARKQISSYIDYYNTERLHSSLFYLTPEDFLFSRVEEKLELREMKLNEAKLKRIEVRNVS; via the coding sequence ATGACCGGGCAATGGGTTGAACCGGATATACGAGATAATGTAATTGATTTTATAAATCTCATCAGAGCTAAGGCTGATATTTCTCTTAAAGGAATGATTCGCCTTATAGGAATAAATTACAGTAAATATTATTCCTGGATTGATAGAAAAGGAATCTCTAATAACCATAACGGTAAAACTCCCAGAGGGCATTGGTGCCTTGATTGGGAGAAAGAAACTATTATCAGTTATGCTAAAGATCATCCGGGTGAAGGTTACAGACGGCTTACTTATATGATGATTGATGATAATGCTGCTGCTGTATCTCCGGCTACTACTTACAGAGTTCTTAAAGCAGCAGGGCTGCTTAACAGATGGAATAAAGTTAAACGATCTTCTAAAGGAGATGGCTTTAATCAGCCAGCAGCAGTTCATCAGCATTGGCATACAGATATTAAGTACGTTAATTATCACGGAACGTTTCTGTTTCTTATTTCTGTTATTGATGGTTACTCCCGATATATTGTTCATCACGAGCTTAGGCAGAATATGCAGCAATTTGATGTTCAGATAACCTTGCAGAGAGCTTTAGAAAAATATCCCGGTTATAAACCAAGAATTATTTCTGATAACGGTCCTCAGTTTATTTCCAAAGATTTTGCTGAATATCTGAAGCAAGCTGGATTACAGCACATCAGAACCTCTATTGCATATCCTCAGAGCAACGGAAAGATTGAACGTTACCACAGAACTATTCATCAGGACTGCTTAATGAAATCTTCTTTAATAAATCTTGATGATGCACGTAAACAGATTTCCTCTTATATTGATTACTACAATACTGAACGACTTCACAGTTCGTTGTTTTATTTAACTCCCGAAGATTTTCTGTTTAGCAGAGTTGAAGAAAAATTAGAGCTAAGAGAAATGAAACTTAATGAAGCCAAACTGAAAAGAATTGAGGTAAGAAATGTCAGTTGA
- a CDS encoding T9SS type A sorting domain-containing protein, protein MDKNLQMRKIGNIELNKVILLIFVALIYANGYAQQDTLINYNTTTHQIFYYPLVPIDTTKEFEQSGWNYGNYPGRDFLNLEPPDSTYNNSGFTDYIPLQNLYNTNNYPSRTAVKLYRSKNDTLFQLCSGIMVAPEYVLTACHCIGSYDTNGVLIFRDSIWAFPAFDNGIENPLFGKSISIEYVTFNSNLNIGNGFYKKDMALIKLNDRLGISTGWIGIAFSNDDSFFEYNLFHKISYPMTVDPDDSTRIFNGDTLYYNYGTLDLIQEKWIGYKITGIPGQSGSSLFFTDNTGSYSFGTLARSGNSRHLRITPEIYYPFKDVILDSLSHAGNEKVLVDDYFLSNAFPNPFNPSTKFIYEIPSQSQVQIKVFDILGREVGLLVNMEQQKGLYEITFNASNLPSGIYFCRMQSGNFISIKKIILLK, encoded by the coding sequence ATGGATAAAAATTTACAAATGCGCAAAATCGGCAACATAGAACTAAACAAAGTAATCCTACTGATTTTTGTTGCTTTGATTTATGCTAATGGTTATGCACAACAGGATACTTTAATCAATTATAATACGACTACTCATCAAATTTTTTATTACCCACTTGTCCCAATTGATACCACAAAAGAATTCGAACAATCAGGTTGGAATTATGGCAATTACCCGGGACGTGATTTTCTTAATCTTGAACCACCTGATAGTACATATAATAACTCTGGATTTACAGACTACATACCACTTCAAAACTTATATAATACAAATAATTATCCATCACGAACGGCAGTAAAACTATATCGGAGCAAAAATGATACTTTATTTCAATTATGTTCAGGTATAATGGTCGCTCCTGAATACGTCCTGACTGCGTGCCATTGTATTGGAAGCTATGATACCAACGGCGTTCTTATTTTTCGTGATAGTATATGGGCTTTCCCAGCATTTGATAACGGAATTGAAAATCCACTATTCGGGAAAAGTATTAGTATTGAATACGTAACATTTAATTCTAATCTGAACATAGGCAATGGATTCTATAAAAAAGATATGGCTTTGATAAAATTAAATGATAGACTTGGAATAAGTACTGGATGGATAGGGATTGCCTTTTCGAATGACGATTCCTTTTTCGAATATAACTTATTTCACAAGATAAGTTACCCGATGACAGTGGACCCGGATGATTCTACAAGAATATTTAATGGTGACACTCTCTACTACAACTATGGAACTCTTGACCTTATACAAGAGAAATGGATAGGCTATAAAATAACTGGAATTCCTGGACAAAGTGGAAGTTCATTATTTTTCACTGACAATACTGGGTCTTATTCATTCGGCACATTGGCTAGGTCGGGAAATTCACGTCACCTACGGATTACACCGGAAATCTACTATCCATTTAAGGATGTAATTCTAGATAGTTTGTCCCATGCTGGAAATGAAAAGGTTTTAGTGGATGACTATTTTTTATCCAATGCCTTCCCAAATCCATTTAATCCTTCAACTAAATTTATTTATGAGATTCCGAGTCAATCACAAGTCCAGATAAAAGTCTTTGATATACTTGGAAGGGAAGTTGGATTGTTAGTGAATATGGAACAACAAAAGGGGCTGTATGAAATAACATTTAATGCGAGTAATTTACCAAGTGGAATATATTTTTGTCGAATGCAGAGCGGTAACTTTATATCAATCAAAAAAATAATTTTATTAAAATAA
- a CDS encoding transposase, with protein MSETKRERKFYSPEQKVLILRELLENNIPISQLAEKYYVHPNDIYNWKKKLFEGAKDIFQTKAVNNKQTTIEQKKIEKLESKLRDRDEAIAILLKENIDIKKV; from the coding sequence ATGTCCGAAACAAAAAGAGAAAGAAAATTTTATTCACCTGAGCAGAAAGTTCTTATTCTTAGAGAACTTCTTGAAAACAATATTCCCATCAGCCAGCTTGCAGAAAAATACTATGTTCACCCCAATGATATATATAACTGGAAGAAAAAGCTTTTTGAAGGAGCAAAAGATATTTTTCAAACAAAAGCAGTAAATAATAAACAAACTACTATTGAACAAAAAAAGATAGAAAAACTTGAATCTAAACTGAGAGACCGGGATGAAGCAATTGCTATTCTGCTTAAAGAAAACATAGATATAAAAAAAGTATAG
- a CDS encoding T9SS type A sorting domain-containing protein, whose translation MKKILSIAVKVLLFAAINNNLQAAPFDTGMITIKQPNGVDFIGRMWGDEFIWWAETEDGYRFIESGDGWYYYAALDQSGEYTPSNYKVGIDTPPASSYQLERTQARLDEIKEQIEQFNEQIELNRQWFAQKQAQASGQPVTLKIGIILIEFTDTTHYKTDSLGNRPDGYFSSDFDSMMFSYSGLGKISQLNNSNNQLTFDQNSQGKIKLFGKVNNPSNTQMPQKFELFQNYPNPFNPNTTIKFALPKESQVDLSVFNILGEKVKELKNEFMKPGYYEVNFDASLLSSGIYFYRIQADDPSTSSGQGFVQTKKMILVK comes from the coding sequence ATGAAAAAGATTTTAAGTATTGCTGTTAAAGTTTTATTATTTGCTGCAATCAATAACAACTTGCAAGCTGCTCCATTTGATACTGGGATGATTACTATCAAACAACCTAATGGTGTGGATTTTATTGGAAGAATGTGGGGCGATGAATTTATTTGGTGGGCAGAGACCGAAGATGGATACCGCTTTATTGAATCAGGAGACGGTTGGTATTATTACGCAGCATTAGATCAGAGCGGAGAATATACACCGTCAAATTATAAAGTTGGTATCGACACACCTCCAGCATCCTCTTACCAGCTTGAAAGAACACAGGCAAGATTAGATGAAATTAAAGAACAGATAGAACAGTTCAACGAACAGATTGAATTAAACAGACAATGGTTTGCACAGAAACAAGCTCAGGCATCAGGGCAGCCTGTTACTTTAAAGATTGGCATTATACTGATTGAGTTTACAGATACAACTCATTACAAAACTGATTCACTTGGAAATCGACCAGACGGGTATTTTTCATCAGATTTTGATAGCATGATGTTTTCATACAGCGGTCTTGGTAAGATATCTCAATTAAATAATTCAAATAATCAACTTACCTTTGATCAAAATTCACAAGGCAAAATCAAATTATTTGGAAAAGTAAATAATCCATCAAATACTCAAATGCCTCAAAAATTTGAATTATTCCAGAATTATCCGAATCCCTTTAATCCAAACACGACAATTAAGTTTGCTTTACCAAAAGAATCACAAGTAGATTTAAGTGTTTTCAATATACTCGGGGAAAAAGTCAAAGAATTAAAAAATGAATTTATGAAACCAGGATATTACGAAGTAAATTTTGATGCTTCTCTGCTTTCTTCAGGAATTTATTTCTACAGAATACAAGCAGATGATCCTTCGACAAGCTCAGGACAAGGTTTTGTACAGACGAAAAAAATGATCCTTGTGAAATAA
- a CDS encoding T9SS type A sorting domain-containing protein, which translates to MSVDFLPYLTNQKFHFPLNQYNSDLFAITDGRGGAIGLGWHQFDFSIRSFKVSKNGIMGEVITNINDQHNLIFKDEIDLYQNFPNPFNSSTIIQFQLAQENKIRIELYNILGEKIQTIVEGFYSRGMHSIDFSSDKLPSGIYLYKMETGTQTLIKKFITIK; encoded by the coding sequence ATGTCAGTTGATTTTCTACCTTACTTAACTAACCAGAAATTCCATTTTCCGCTGAACCAATACAATTCTGACTTATTCGCAATAACAGATGGTAGAGGAGGTGCTATCGGCTTAGGTTGGCATCAGTTCGATTTCTCTATTAGATCATTTAAGGTTAGTAAAAACGGAATAATGGGTGAAGTTATAACAAACATAAATGACCAACATAACTTAATATTCAAAGATGAGATTGATTTATATCAGAACTTTCCCAACCCTTTTAACTCATCTACAATTATTCAATTTCAACTAGCGCAAGAAAACAAAATTAGAATAGAACTTTATAACATTCTTGGTGAGAAAATTCAAACGATTGTTGAAGGTTTTTATTCCAGAGGAATGCATTCTATTGACTTTTCATCTGATAAACTGCCATCAGGCATTTATCTTTATAAAATGGAAACAGGTACTCAAACCTTAATTAAAAAATTTATAACCATTAAATAA